A window from Phalacrocorax carbo unplaced genomic scaffold, bPhaCar2.1 SCAFFOLD_38, whole genome shotgun sequence encodes these proteins:
- the LOC135311400 gene encoding LOW QUALITY PROTEIN: branched-chain-amino-acid aminotransferase, cytosolic-like (The sequence of the model RefSeq protein was modified relative to this genomic sequence to represent the inferred CDS: deleted 1 base in 1 codon), producing the protein MAMTSQGGAARRPATRAGRRPGPAHRLAPPPPGSGAWPRGAGRRGPSPLAAEARRGGGAADRRARAAAIGGRRGRGGSARPHWPPAGAGRGGGAMAAALRSRCRGGGALLVTLLGPRRSYNSVFRAAELEVERSRSPKAKPEPRDLLFGRVFTDHMLTVEWAQGSGWGRPRICPFQELRLHPAASALHYAVELFEGMKAFRGADDKIRLFRPELNMERMGRSAERVCLPAFDGAELLECIRALVRLEQEWVPRSEHASLYIRPTFIGTEPSLGVAPPGRALLFVILCPVGPYFPGGHFSPVGLLADPSHVRAWPGGAGHCKLGGNYGPTIALQRAAQARGCQQVLWLHGPQRLLTEVGTMNLFVFWHREDGELELVTPPLDGLILPGVTRQSLLELARGGRGSLRCARDPSPMGSVLGALAQGRLREMFGSGTACVVCPVGASSMGTRYGGLGGVRGARGGVGDPQPCVVCPVGGILYGDKWHPVPTMEHGPELAQRFLQALSDIQYGRIPSEWAQPL; encoded by the exons ATGGCGATGACGTCACAGGGCGGGGCCGCGCGTCGCCCGGCAACGAGGGCGGGGAGGCGTCCCGGCCCCGCCCACCGCCTCGCTCCTCCCCCTCCCGGCTCGGGGGCGTGGCCTCGTGGGGCGGGCCGGCGGGGGCCGTCGCCATTGGCCGCGgaggcgcggcggggggggggcgcggccgATCGCCGGGCGAGGGCGGCTGCCATtggcgggcggcgggggaggggtgGCTCCGCGCGCCCCCATTGgccgccggcgggggcggggcggggcggtggaGCGATGGCGGCGGCGCTGCGGTCCCGGTGCCGGGGCGGCGGAGCG ctCCTGGTGACCCTGCTGGGACCCCGGCGAAGCTACAACAGCGTCTTCAGG GCCGCGGAGCTGGAGGTGGAGCGGAGCCGCAGCCCCAAGGCCAAGCCGGAGCCGCGGGACCTGCTCTTCGGGCGCGTCTTCACCGACCACATGCTGACGGTGGAGTGGGCGCAGGGCTCGGGCTGGGGGCGC CCCCGCATCTGCCCCTTCCAGGAGCTGCGCCTGCaccccgccgcctccgccctGCACTACGCCGTCGAG CTCTTCGAAGGCATGAAGGCATTCCGAGGTGCTGACGACAAAATCCGGCTTTTTCGCCCCGAACTGAACATGGAGCGAATGGGGCGCTCAGCCGAGAGGGTCTGCCTGCCG GCCTTCGACGGGGCGGAGCTGCTGGAGTGCATCCGTGCGCTGGTGCGGCTGGAGCAGGAGTGGGTGCCCCGCTCGGAGCACGCCAGCCTCTACATCCGCCCCACCTTCATCGGCACCGAg CCCTCGCTGGGGGTGGCCCCCCCCGGGCGGGCGCTGCTCTTCGTCATCCTCTGCCCGGTGGGACCCTACTTCCCGGGGGGGCACTTCAGCCCCGTGGGGCTCCTGGCCGACCCCTCCCACGTCCGCGCCTGGCCCGGGGGCGCCGGCCACTGCAAGCTGGGGGG gaACTACGGCCCCACCATCGCGCTGCAGCGGGCGGCGCAGGCGCGCGGGTGCCAGCAGGTGCTGTGGCTGCACGGCCCCCAGCGCCTCCTCACCGAGGTCGGCACCATGAACCTCTTCGTCTTCTGGCACCGCGAGGACGGGG agctggagctggtgACCCCCCCCCTGGACGGGCTGATCCTGCCCGGGGTGACGCGGCAGAGCCTGCTGGAGCTGGCGCGGGGA GGGCG GGGGAGTTTGAGGTGCGCGAGGGACCCCTCCCCCATGGGGTCCGTCCTGGGGGCGCTGGCCCAGGGGCGCCTGCGGGAGATGTTCGGGTCGGGGACGGCCTGCGTGGTGTGTCCCGTGGGGGCATCCTCTATGGGGACAAGGtacggggggctcgggggg GtacggggggctcgggggggcgtgggggacccccaaccctgcgtggtGTGTCCCGTGGGGGGCATCCTCTATGGGGACAAG tgGCACCCCGTCCCCACGATGGAGCACGGCCCCGAGCTGGCGCAGCGGTTCCTGCAGGCCCTGAGCGACATCCAG tACGGCCGCATCCCTAGCGAGTGGGCCCAACCCCTGTGA
- the DHDH gene encoding LOW QUALITY PROTEIN: trans-1,2-dihydrobenzene-1,2-diol dehydrogenase (The sequence of the model RefSeq protein was modified relative to this genomic sequence to represent the inferred CDS: deleted 2 bases in 2 codons), with amino-acid sequence MTTRPQPCPGAGDPPRGGTPHGDPHPGAAGVAPPGPTRWGICSAGHICHDFMVALKTLPPEEHVAVAVAARDLSRAEAFARRHGLPRAYGSYRELAEDPDVEVVYVGTVNPQHLPAARLFLGAAKAVLLEKPMAVSAHQVRELVAAARAQGVFLMEGFWTRFFPAWRRLQALVAGGALGEPRLLLGSLAFPMGDQERLREPALAGGALLDLGGYGLQMATALLGGAPRCLTARGCLHPSGVDETVTMTLEYEGNRQAVLSCSMAAELPGGAALGGPLGWAEFPPSHMNCPTELVVGGRREVFPLPPPSQPLNFPHGTGLRYEAQHVRECLLQGLTESPVMPLAESELIARLLDEARRQVGAAGPEEGAAGTPCPTA; translated from the exons ATGACGACGCGGCCACAGCCTTGCCCGGGCGCGGGGGACCCTCCCCGCGGGGGGACCCCCCATGGGGACCCTCACCCCGGGGCCGCGGGCGtcgccccgcccggccccacCCGCTGGGGCATCTGCTCAGCCGGGCACATCTGCCACGACTTCATGGTGGCCTTGAAGACCCTCCCCCCTGAGGAGCACGTG GCGGTGGCCGTGGCCGCCCGGGACCTGTCCCGGGCCGAGGCCTTCGCGCGGCGCCACGGGCTGCCCCGGGCCTACGGCTCCTAccgggagctggcggaggaCCCCGACGTgg agGTGGTGTACGTGGGCACCGTGAacccccagcacctcccggcCGCGCGGCTCTTCCTGGGCGCCGCCAAGGCCGTGCTGCTGGAGAAGCCCATGGCCGTCAGCGCCCACCAGGTCCGCGAGCTCGTGGCGGCCGCCCGCGCCCAGGGGGTCTTCCTGATGGAG GGCTTCTGGACCCGCTTCTTCCCGGCCTGGCGGCGGCTGCAGGCGCtggtggcggggggggcgctgggggagCCCCGCCTGCTGCTGGGGTCCCTGGCCTTCCCCATGGGGGACCAGGAGCGGCTGCGGGAGCCCGCCCTGGCCGGGGGGGCCCTGCTCGACCTG GGGGGGTACGGGCTGCAGATGGCCACCGCCCTGCTGGGGGGGGCCCCGCGCTGCCTCACGGCCCGcggctgcctgcacccctcgg GCGTGGACGAGACGGTGACGATGACGCTGGAGTACGAGGGGAACCGCCAGGCCGTGCTGAGCTGCTCCATGGCGGCCGAGCTGCCGGGGGGGGCCGCGCTGGGGGGGCCCCTGGGCTGGGCCGAG ttcccccccagCCACATGAACTGCCCgacggagctggtggtgggggggcggcgggaagtgttccccctg ccccccccctcACAGCCCCTCAACTTCCCCCACGGCACCGGCCTGCGCTACGAGGCCCAGCATGTCCGCGAGTGCCTGCTGCAGG gtctGACCGAGAGCCCTGTGATGCCGCTGGCCGAGAGCGAGCTCATCGCCCGGCTGCTGGACGAGGCGCGGCGGCAggtgggggctgcggggcccgaggagggggctgcgggcaccccctgccccacagcatgA